A stretch of Telopea speciosissima isolate NSW1024214 ecotype Mountain lineage chromosome 11, Tspe_v1, whole genome shotgun sequence DNA encodes these proteins:
- the LOC122646851 gene encoding uncharacterized protein LOC122646851 isoform X1 has product MAEEEENVEAPQPLVSGQEKTEGLILTPWEQHSAVINLPRFNYNAPSSLLENFHSGFLITCPIKREKSATKEGMCILEKYVGTLGKKNVETIDADVAVKRRKISSEEIGGKCLSSAECEKATDNLEDSAGETSIPTTLSSARTEADTERNLSLSLVKLTRSGLLLFIFPKGNSSDGIRIVSNIFHSLDSGNLKPPQWCNRIFPIQATCALNEKDLRIVVLKLVQQFLNDKQNNLEKPIKFAVGYNRRGIEETEMKSQRTAEGSILVDLLDRNKCFSVVAGAVKDVVADSVVDLKSPQFAILVELLPVSGLPNGSLVVAVSVLPNNLVSTKPRLCIKALVSETKSKNKV; this is encoded by the exons AtggctgaagaagaagaaaatgtagAAGCACCACAGCCATTAGTATCAGGGCAAGAAAAAACAGAGGGTCTAATACTAACCCCCTGGGAGCAGCACTCAGCTGTGATTAACCTTCCTCGCTTCAACTACAATGCTCCATCTTCGCTTCTCGAGAATTTCCATTCTGGGTTCCTCATCACCTGCCCCATTA AGCGGGAGAAAAGTGCCACGAAAGAAGGCATGTGCATCCTTGAAAAG TATGTCGGGACTTTGGGCAAAAAAAATGTGGAAACCATAGATGCAGATGTGGCTGTGAAGAGAAGGAAGATATCCTCTGAGGAAATAGGTGGGAAATGTTTGAGTAGTGCGGAATGTGAGAAAGCCACTGACAATTTAGAGGATTCTG CAGGTGAAACTTCAATACCAACTACTTTGTCCTCTGCCAGGACAGAAGCGGATACGGAAAGAAATCTTTCCCTTTCACTGGTGAAGCTGACAAGGAGTGGTTTGCTTCTCTTTATCTTTCCGAAGGGAAATTCTTCTGATGGTATTCGTATTGTCTCTAATATATTTCATTCTCTAGATTCTGGAAATCTAAAGCCACCTCA GTGGTGCAATCGCATTTTTCCTATTCAAGCAACTTGTGCTCTAAATGAGAAGGACCTCCGCATAGTTGTGTTAAAGCTTGTTCAACAATTTTTGAATGATAAGCAGAATAATCTTGAAAAGCCTATAAAG TTTGCAGTTGGATATAATAGAAGGGGAATTGAGGAGACAGAGATGAAATCCCAGAGAACTGCAGAAGGTTCGATCTTAGTTGATTTATTGGACCGCAACAAGTGCTTCAGTGTTGTGGCTGGTGCAGTTAAGGATGTTGTTGCAGATTCAGTCGTTGACCTCAAATCTCCCCAG TTTGCCATTCTTGTTGAGTTGCTACCTGTTTCTGGATTACCCAATGGGTCCTTAGTGGTTGCTGTCTCAGTTCTTCCAAATAATCTTGTTAGTACCAAGCCACGGCTCTGCATTAAGGCATTGGTCTCAGAAACCAAGAGCAAGAACAAGGTTTGA
- the LOC122646851 gene encoding uncharacterized protein LOC122646851 isoform X2, translated as MAEEEENVEAPQPLVSGQEKTEGLILTPWEQHSAVINLPRFNYNAPSSLLENFHSGFLITCPIKREKSATKEGMCILEKYVGTLGKKNVETIDADVAVKRRKISSEEIGGKCLSSAECEKATDNLEDSGETSIPTTLSSARTEADTERNLSLSLVKLTRSGLLLFIFPKGNSSDGIRIVSNIFHSLDSGNLKPPQWCNRIFPIQATCALNEKDLRIVVLKLVQQFLNDKQNNLEKPIKFAVGYNRRGIEETEMKSQRTAEGSILVDLLDRNKCFSVVAGAVKDVVADSVVDLKSPQFAILVELLPVSGLPNGSLVVAVSVLPNNLVSTKPRLCIKALVSETKSKNKV; from the exons AtggctgaagaagaagaaaatgtagAAGCACCACAGCCATTAGTATCAGGGCAAGAAAAAACAGAGGGTCTAATACTAACCCCCTGGGAGCAGCACTCAGCTGTGATTAACCTTCCTCGCTTCAACTACAATGCTCCATCTTCGCTTCTCGAGAATTTCCATTCTGGGTTCCTCATCACCTGCCCCATTA AGCGGGAGAAAAGTGCCACGAAAGAAGGCATGTGCATCCTTGAAAAG TATGTCGGGACTTTGGGCAAAAAAAATGTGGAAACCATAGATGCAGATGTGGCTGTGAAGAGAAGGAAGATATCCTCTGAGGAAATAGGTGGGAAATGTTTGAGTAGTGCGGAATGTGAGAAAGCCACTGACAATTTAGAGGATTCTG GTGAAACTTCAATACCAACTACTTTGTCCTCTGCCAGGACAGAAGCGGATACGGAAAGAAATCTTTCCCTTTCACTGGTGAAGCTGACAAGGAGTGGTTTGCTTCTCTTTATCTTTCCGAAGGGAAATTCTTCTGATGGTATTCGTATTGTCTCTAATATATTTCATTCTCTAGATTCTGGAAATCTAAAGCCACCTCA GTGGTGCAATCGCATTTTTCCTATTCAAGCAACTTGTGCTCTAAATGAGAAGGACCTCCGCATAGTTGTGTTAAAGCTTGTTCAACAATTTTTGAATGATAAGCAGAATAATCTTGAAAAGCCTATAAAG TTTGCAGTTGGATATAATAGAAGGGGAATTGAGGAGACAGAGATGAAATCCCAGAGAACTGCAGAAGGTTCGATCTTAGTTGATTTATTGGACCGCAACAAGTGCTTCAGTGTTGTGGCTGGTGCAGTTAAGGATGTTGTTGCAGATTCAGTCGTTGACCTCAAATCTCCCCAG TTTGCCATTCTTGTTGAGTTGCTACCTGTTTCTGGATTACCCAATGGGTCCTTAGTGGTTGCTGTCTCAGTTCTTCCAAATAATCTTGTTAGTACCAAGCCACGGCTCTGCATTAAGGCATTGGTCTCAGAAACCAAGAGCAAGAACAAGGTTTGA
- the LOC122646851 gene encoding uncharacterized protein LOC122646851 isoform X3 — MAEEEENVEAPQPLVSGQEKTEGLILTPWEQHSAVINLPRFNYNAPSSLLENFHSGFLITCPIKREKSATKEGMCILEKYVGTLGKKNVETIDADVAVKRRKISSEEIGGKCLSSAECEKATDNLEDSGSGNLSLSLVKLTRSGLLLFIFPKGNSSDGIRIVSNIFHSLDSGNLKPPQWCNRIFPIQATCALNEKDLRIVVLKLVQQFLNDKQNNLEKPIKFAVGYNRRGIEETEMKSQRTAEGSILVDLLDRNKCFSVVAGAVKDVVADSVVDLKSPQFAILVELLPVSGLPNGSLVVAVSVLPNNLVSTKPRLCIKALVSETKSKNKV, encoded by the exons AtggctgaagaagaagaaaatgtagAAGCACCACAGCCATTAGTATCAGGGCAAGAAAAAACAGAGGGTCTAATACTAACCCCCTGGGAGCAGCACTCAGCTGTGATTAACCTTCCTCGCTTCAACTACAATGCTCCATCTTCGCTTCTCGAGAATTTCCATTCTGGGTTCCTCATCACCTGCCCCATTA AGCGGGAGAAAAGTGCCACGAAAGAAGGCATGTGCATCCTTGAAAAG TATGTCGGGACTTTGGGCAAAAAAAATGTGGAAACCATAGATGCAGATGTGGCTGTGAAGAGAAGGAAGATATCCTCTGAGGAAATAGGTGGGAAATGTTTGAGTAGTGCGGAATGTGAGAAAGCCACTGACAATTTAGAGGATTCTGGTAGTG GAAATCTTTCCCTTTCACTGGTGAAGCTGACAAGGAGTGGTTTGCTTCTCTTTATCTTTCCGAAGGGAAATTCTTCTGATGGTATTCGTATTGTCTCTAATATATTTCATTCTCTAGATTCTGGAAATCTAAAGCCACCTCA GTGGTGCAATCGCATTTTTCCTATTCAAGCAACTTGTGCTCTAAATGAGAAGGACCTCCGCATAGTTGTGTTAAAGCTTGTTCAACAATTTTTGAATGATAAGCAGAATAATCTTGAAAAGCCTATAAAG TTTGCAGTTGGATATAATAGAAGGGGAATTGAGGAGACAGAGATGAAATCCCAGAGAACTGCAGAAGGTTCGATCTTAGTTGATTTATTGGACCGCAACAAGTGCTTCAGTGTTGTGGCTGGTGCAGTTAAGGATGTTGTTGCAGATTCAGTCGTTGACCTCAAATCTCCCCAG TTTGCCATTCTTGTTGAGTTGCTACCTGTTTCTGGATTACCCAATGGGTCCTTAGTGGTTGCTGTCTCAGTTCTTCCAAATAATCTTGTTAGTACCAAGCCACGGCTCTGCATTAAGGCATTGGTCTCAGAAACCAAGAGCAAGAACAAGGTTTGA